The sequence below is a genomic window from Variovorax paradoxus B4.
GAGCACCGGGGCGCCGATGACCACGCCGAGCGCATAGGCGCTGATGACGTGGCCGGCTTGCGGAATGCTGACGTCGATGTCTTTGGCCACTTCGGGCAAGAGGCCCATGATGACGAACTCACCGGTGCCGATGGCGAAGCCGCCGACGCCGAGCGCGAGCACGGCGCGCAGGAAGTTGACGGGCCGTGCGGAGGGGGAAACAGCGGAAATGTCGGTGTCCGCGCTGTCCAGCGCGGGTGGGGAGGCGTTCAAGGCCAGGCTCCTGGGAGGGTGCCCGGCGGCAGCGGGCAGAAGCCCAATTTTAGGGTAAACCCTGAATTTCTGCCGATACGGCCATGCTGTGGCTGATACCGGCATGCCGGCCGGCCCGTTGTCAGATCGCGACGAGCTGGCGCACGCCCTGCGCTTCCATGTCCTTGCCAAGGCCGCGCGCAATGACCTCGCCGCGCTCCATCACGAGGTAGTCGTCGGCCAGTTCCTGGGCAAAGTCGTAGTACTGCTCGCACAGCACGATGGCCATGTCGCCGCGGTCGGCCAGCATGCGGATGACGCGGCCGATGTCCTTGATGATGCTGGGCTGGATGCCTTCGGTGGGCTCGTCGAGGATCAGGAGCTTGGGCTTGGGCGCCAGGGCGCGGGCGATGGCGAGCTGTTGCTGCTGGCCGCCGGAGAGGTCGCCGCCTCTCCTGTTGATCATCTGCTTGAGCACGGGGAACAGATCGAACAGTTCCGACGGGATGGGCGTGCTGCCGCTCTTGTAGGCCAGGCCCATGCGCAGGTTTTCCTCGACCGTGAGCCTGGCGAAGATCTCGCGGCCCTGGGGGACGAAGCCGATGCCGGCCCTCGCTCTTTCATAGGGCGTGGCCTTGTGGATCGGCTTGCCTTCGAGCTCGATGCTGCCGCTCTTGATGGGAACCAGGCCCATGAGCGACTTGAGCAGCGTGGTCTTGCCTACGCCGTTGCGGCCCAGCAGCACCGTGACCTTGCCGAGCGTGGCCTCGAAGCTCACGTCTCGCAGGATGTGGGAGCCGCCGTAGTACTGGTGGATGTTTTTGACTGTCAGCATGAAATCGATTCCTCAGCGGCCAAGATAGACCTCGATCACGCGCTCGTCGGCCTGCACTTCGTCCAGCGTGCCCTGCGCCAGCACAGACCCGTCGCACAGCACGGTGACGATCTCGG
It includes:
- the urtE gene encoding urea ABC transporter ATP-binding subunit UrtE is translated as MLTVKNIHQYYGGSHILRDVSFEATLGKVTVLLGRNGVGKTTLLKSLMGLVPIKSGSIELEGKPIHKATPYERARAGIGFVPQGREIFARLTVEENLRMGLAYKSGSTPIPSELFDLFPVLKQMINRRGGDLSGGQQQQLAIARALAPKPKLLILDEPTEGIQPSIIKDIGRVIRMLADRGDMAIVLCEQYYDFAQELADDYLVMERGEVIARGLGKDMEAQGVRQLVAI